The Methanofastidiosum sp. genome contains the following window.
TAGTCATTCCCATTTTTGCAAGTTCTTTCATGGTTTCAAGAACGCCCTTTACAAGTTCCGGGTCCAAGGCTGATGTAACTTCATCAAATAGCATAACATCTGGATTCATTGCAAGAGCCCTAGCAATTGCAACTCTTTGTTGCTGGCCACCTGAGAGTTCATGGGGATATGAATTAGATTTGTCGTCAAGGCCTACTTTTTTTAATAGCTCTAAAGCTTCTTTCTTTGCCTTACCTTTAGAATCTTTTTTTACTAGAGTTGGAGAGAGTGTTATATTGTCTATTACTTTCATATGGGGAAAAAGATTGAATTGTTGGAAAACCATTCCGACTTTTGTCCTGAGTTTGTGTACATCCATATCGGGCGAGTAAATATCCAGCCCTTCTACTAGAATTTCCCCTTCGTCTATTTTCTCTAACCTGTTAATACATCGAATCAAGGTACTTTTCCCAGAACCAGAAGGCCCAAGAAGGACTAATACCTCGCCTTTTTTTATTTCAAGATTTATATCTTTTAAAACGACTAGATCTCCAAATGATTTTTTGACGTGAGTCATTTTTATCATTGTGTTTCCGTTTGAGGTGTTATTAATTTGTTCTGATTTTTTTCGTTTGATTTGGTTCTTTTTAATCAAGGATTTCCCACCTCTTTTCAATGTATTGAACTGCTCTTGACAGTGGTATAGTTATACAAAGATAAATTAAAGCAACACCCAAAAGTGGTGTCCAGGCATCATAAGTCCTTGAATAGACTATCATACCTCTTCTTAAAAGTTCAGATATGGCTATAACTGAAACAAGCGAAGAGTCCTTTAATAATGCAATAAATTCATTACCCAAAGCAGGAAGTATATTCCTAGTTGCTTGGGGCAGTATTACGTACCTCATCGTCTGCATATAATTTAATCCTAGGGAGATTGAGGCTTCTGTTTGCCCTTTTTTAATTGATTTGATTCCTGCTTTGAATATCTCGGCGATATAAGCTCCACTATTAATGGATAAAGCCAAGATACCCGAAGTATACTGGTCAAGATTTAATCCTAAAGCAGGTAATCCATAGTAAACTATCATTATTTGGACCAATAGTGGTGTTCCTCGAATAAATTCAACATAAAGTGCAGAAGGCACACTGAAAATCTTGTAATGGGATATTCTTGCAATACCCATAAAAAGTCCAATTAAAGTACCTATAGCTACTGAGAATGCAGTTAGTTGTATTGTAATAGCTGCACCCCTAAGTAATTCAGGCAATATTCTTACAAATAAATCAATTTGAAATCCAAGTCCCACCACTTTGGTCACCTTTTTTTGTTTATTCTTCAGACCAGTTAACTATATATTGGTCGTATATTTGGTCGTAAGTTCCATTTTCTTTTAGCTTCTTTAGTGCTGCGTTTACTTTCAAAAGTAGATCTTCATTCTCTTTTGGAATTGCAATTCCGTATTGCTCTACTGTCAATAAACCGCCGACAACTTTGAATGACGTAGGGTCAGCTGCAATAATAGGTTTGTTAACAACGTCATCATTAATTACTGCGTCTACTTTTCCATTTTTCATATCTAGAAAAGCGTCTGGTGCGTGAGCGTATCTCTTAATTTCTTTTATATTCTTGAGCTCAGATGCGTATAGATCACCTGTAGTTCCAAGCTGGACGCCGACTATTGCTCCGTTTAAATCATTAACAGTTTGTTTGTTACTGTTAATTGGAACAGCCATGCTTAATCCTGCATCAAAGTAAGGGTCCGAGAAGTTGACTGTTTTCTTTCTATCTTCAGTAATGGTCATTGCTGACATTGCTACATCAAATTTACCTGCATTTAACGATGCAATAATTGATGCAAAGTCAGTATCTACAAATTTTGGTTTAAGTCCTAGTTCTTTAGCTAATGCTTCACCTAAAGCAATATCAAAACCGTAGAAACTATCATCCGCCTTTCTTATCTCAAAGGGCGGGTATTGTGCCTCAGTTCCGATAGTAAGGTATCCTTCTTCTACTAATTTTTTACTTTTTGTACCGGTACATCCGCTGGCTGCAACAACAGCCAATATCAAGAGTAATACAATGCTTATTTGTCCTATTCTTTTCATCCCTAATACCTCCATTTTCGTACTCCCGTGAGGAAGTATGTAAAAAAGTAATAGCAATAACTAATAAATGTTTCCCTTTAGAAATTTAATAATATATAATATTACGAAATTCGTAAGTCAAATCATTAAAACAAAAATAAGAAAATTAAAAAAGAATAATAAGATTATAGTCTATTTCCACAATTAACACAAAATGAAGTATCTGCCTTGTTTTGATATCCACATTTATTACAATACTTAGTGCCATATTCGGGAGTTGAATTCTTTGTGCTTTGAGTTGAGCTGATGGGTGCTCCATTAGTTGTTACATTCTGCTGTTGATTAACAGAAACATTAATTCTGCTCTTGTCTTTGTCCGGAGATATTGCGCTACCTATAATGCAGATAATGGCACCGAGCCAGCCTAAATAAAACCCAATTCCTAAAAACCCAAATATTAAAGCCCCTGCATAAAGAAATCCTGCTATTGTCAACACTATCATCCCACCAGGGCCCGCTATCGAGCCACCTGCTTTTTTAATAATTGCAAGTAAACCACCTATGACAAGTAATAGAAATCCTGCAACTATTAACGCTAAAATCATAGCGGCCATGCCATAAGATGGATTTACTTGAAGCAGAAAGTTTTGCATTACTGAACTATCAGTAAAATTCATCAGTACTGCAACTGTAATCTGAAAAGTTGAGTATAAGCCATCGACAAAATAAGAAAATGGCAAAAAAGCAGCAACTATTAGTATAATACCCCCAATTAAACTTATAATACGTCCTTTATTCATGCATAAATCTTAAATTCTAATTTTATATACTTTTCTATTATCTCTTTCTTTTTTCTACTTTTTTTCTTAATAATTTAAATTTCTCAGTTGTTATAGGAGAATTCTTGAAGACAATATAAAGCTCTTCAAAATCATCTACAGAAACCATGTCTTTAGGTGAAAAACTATCGATATCGCCCTTCAATTTTTTCAATTTGGCAACTCGGGATTCAGAAG
Protein-coding sequences here:
- a CDS encoding amino acid ABC transporter ATP-binding protein, with protein sequence MIKMTHVKKSFGDLVVLKDINLEIKKGEVLVLLGPSGSGKSTLIRCINRLEKIDEGEILVEGLDIYSPDMDVHKLRTKVGMVFQQFNLFPHMKVIDNITLSPTLVKKDSKGKAKKEALELLKKVGLDDKSNSYPHELSGGQQQRVAIARALAMNPDVMLFDEVTSALDPELVKGVLETMKELAKMGMTMIVVTHEMGFAKEVADRVIFMDEGYIIEENEPKEIFENPQNPRTQAFISKIL
- a CDS encoding amino acid ABC transporter permease; the protein is MVGLGFQIDLFVRILPELLRGAAITIQLTAFSVAIGTLIGLFMGIARISHYKIFSVPSALYVEFIRGTPLLVQIMIVYYGLPALGLNLDQYTSGILALSINSGAYIAEIFKAGIKSIKKGQTEASISLGLNYMQTMRYVILPQATRNILPALGNEFIALLKDSSLVSVIAISELLRRGMIVYSRTYDAWTPLLGVALIYLCITIPLSRAVQYIEKRWEILD
- a CDS encoding basic amino acid ABC transporter substrate-binding protein, which encodes MKRIGQISIVLLLILAVVAASGCTGTKSKKLVEEGYLTIGTEAQYPPFEIRKADDSFYGFDIALGEALAKELGLKPKFVDTDFASIIASLNAGKFDVAMSAMTITEDRKKTVNFSDPYFDAGLSMAVPINSNKQTVNDLNGAIVGVQLGTTGDLYASELKNIKEIKRYAHAPDAFLDMKNGKVDAVINDDVVNKPIIAADPTSFKVVGGLLTVEQYGIAIPKENEDLLLKVNAALKKLKENGTYDQIYDQYIVNWSEE
- a CDS encoding zinc ribbon domain-containing protein, translated to MNKGRIISLIGGIILIVAAFLPFSYFVDGLYSTFQITVAVLMNFTDSSVMQNFLLQVNPSYGMAAMILALIVAGFLLLVIGGLLAIIKKAGGSIAGPGGMIVLTIAGFLYAGALIFGFLGIGFYLGWLGAIICIIGSAISPDKDKSRINVSVNQQQNVTTNGAPISSTQSTKNSTPEYGTKYCNKCGYQNKADTSFCVNCGNRL